One part of the Sporosarcina ureae genome encodes these proteins:
- a CDS encoding gamma-glutamyl-gamma-aminobutyrate hydrolase family protein (Members of this family of hydrolases with an active site Cys residue belong to MEROPS family C26.) has product MAKDGVIEAFESTEHTFLVGVQWHPEALVKRDDATSLRLFERFVEAAT; this is encoded by the coding sequence ATGGCTAAAGATGGCGTGATTGAAGCGTTTGAGAGTACTGAGCATACGTTCTTGGTGGGGGTTCAGTGGCATCCTGAGGCATTGGTGAAGCGGGATGATGCGACTTCGTTGAGGTTGTTTGAGAGATTTGTGGAAGCAGCTACATAA
- a CDS encoding flagellin: protein MIINHNLSALNTYRNQQQNNQSVANSINKLSSGMRINQAGDDSAGLAISEKMKGQIRGLEKAERNIADGISLTQTAEAALGEISNPNLIRLRELAVQAANDTLTQSDRDLIQQEVGQIKNGINTIANNTTFNKIQLLNVPDEIETEEVEGAPSLEKIVTVKAKERVTAGYIIVPDPPDPSSFEITALFGTPSGAYWPDLNIVSPNGEKFGYEEQYLNNSGAVVDITNTSSTSAKYTGYGSADENMIFDNPISGKWTIEIRNNGGTKDSSFQLKSNYLIYGGESSSTTDIITKYPNLNLQVGPNEGQNFKIDLSDVRTEALKIDGINLTSQSSSNQAIAVIDTAIELVSSERSKFGTYQNGLQHIERNVTNYKENLTASESRIRDLDMASEITKLSNNQIILQASQAMMSQANQVTQGVLQLLK from the coding sequence TTGATAATTAATCATAACTTATCTGCTTTGAATACATATAGAAACCAACAACAAAACAATCAATCAGTAGCTAACTCCATAAATAAATTATCATCAGGAATGCGAATCAATCAAGCTGGAGATGATTCTGCAGGACTTGCTATATCCGAAAAGATGAAAGGGCAAATTAGGGGATTGGAGAAAGCGGAAAGAAATATCGCGGACGGTATATCTCTGACACAAACAGCTGAAGCTGCTTTAGGAGAGATATCTAATCCTAATTTAATACGATTAAGAGAGCTGGCCGTTCAGGCTGCAAATGACACTTTAACACAAAGCGACCGTGACCTTATCCAACAAGAAGTGGGTCAAATCAAAAATGGTATTAATACAATTGCAAATAACACTACATTTAATAAAATCCAATTATTAAACGTACCTGATGAAATTGAAACTGAAGAAGTAGAAGGCGCTCCAAGTTTAGAAAAGATAGTTACAGTTAAAGCTAAAGAAAGGGTAACTGCGGGGTATATTATAGTACCAGATCCTCCCGACCCTTCATCTTTTGAAATTACAGCCCTTTTTGGGACACCATCTGGTGCATATTGGCCTGATTTAAATATAGTAAGTCCAAATGGAGAAAAATTTGGCTATGAAGAACAATACTTAAATAATAGTGGAGCAGTAGTAGATATAACAAATACTTCCTCTACAAGCGCCAAATATACTGGTTATGGATCAGCGGACGAAAATATGATTTTCGATAATCCGATAAGTGGTAAATGGACGATTGAAATTAGAAATAATGGCGGCACTAAAGATTCGTCATTTCAATTAAAGTCCAATTATTTAATTTACGGTGGGGAGTCTAGTTCTACTACAGATATAATAACTAAGTATCCGAACCTTAACTTGCAAGTTGGGCCTAATGAAGGACAAAATTTTAAAATAGATTTATCTGATGTACGAACTGAAGCATTAAAAATCGATGGAATAAATCTTACTTCCCAAAGTTCCTCTAATCAGGCCATCGCTGTAATAGATACAGCGATTGAATTAGTATCCTCTGAAAGATCAAAGTTTGGGACGTATCAGAATGGTCTGCAACATATCGAGAGAAATGTTACGAATTATAAAGAGAATTTAACTGCCTCTGAATCAAGAATCAGAGACCTAGATATGGCAAGTGAAATAACCAAGTTATCTAACAATCAAATCATCTTACAAGCCTCACAAGCAATGATGTCGCAAGCAAATCAAGTTACGCAAGGCGTCTTGCAATTATTAAAGTGA
- a CDS encoding IclR family transcriptional regulator, with protein sequence MSTNNKTVVRSLDILNLFVDHPALTFQEIIDLSGIPKSSVYRMLSSLEEMRFLEKGADSQYRLGLLLLKYGSLVSKRLDIRKIAYPIMEELHNDVKEAINLIVRQGDQAIYVEKIDTYQKVRLYTAIGRNSPLYAGACSRIILSNLSDSYIAEYLDKTELQQFANGTYTDRESLLASIEETRRNGYTLSNSELENFTSAVAAPIYDFSGEVIAGISIAGIEANYQEENLKMLVPKVKEAASEISRQLGYIG encoded by the coding sequence ATGAGCACAAACAACAAAACAGTAGTCCGTTCCCTAGACATACTCAACCTATTCGTCGATCACCCAGCCCTCACATTCCAAGAAATCATCGACCTATCGGGCATCCCGAAATCCTCCGTCTACCGCATGTTATCTTCGCTCGAAGAAATGAGATTCTTAGAGAAAGGCGCAGATTCACAATATCGTCTTGGGTTGTTGCTACTCAAATACGGTAGCCTCGTTTCGAAGCGGTTAGATATCCGGAAGATTGCGTATCCGATTATGGAAGAGCTTCACAATGATGTGAAGGAAGCGATCAACTTGATTGTGAGGCAAGGGGATCAGGCGATTTACGTGGAGAAGATTGATACATATCAGAAGGTTCGTTTATATACTGCGATCGGCAGAAACAGTCCGCTTTACGCGGGGGCGTGTTCGCGGATTATTTTATCGAATCTGTCGGATAGTTATATTGCGGAGTATTTAGATAAGACGGAGTTGCAGCAGTTTGCGAACGGTACGTATACCGATCGGGAATCATTGCTTGCGTCTATCGAAGAGACTCGCCGCAATGGCTATACGCTCAGTAATTCGGAGCTTGAGAATTTCACTTCGGCTGTGGCGGCACCGATCTATGATTTTAGTGGTGAAGTGATTGCCGGGATCAGTATCGCGGGGATTGAAGCAAATTATCAGGAAGAGAATTTGAAGATGTTAGTCCCTAAAGTGAAAGAAGCTGCCTCTGAGATTTCTAGGCAGCTTGGGTATATAGGATAA
- a CDS encoding biotin-dependent carboxyltransferase family protein, with product MSVNVLNAGLLTTVQDIGRTGSQKFGVLVSGAMDSYSMRIANLLVGNAEREGVLEITLFGTKLQFEEDTLIAITGGDLQTTIDGIPVANWRPVLVKKGAVLKFGFAIEGCRAYLAIAGGLDIPVVMDSKSTYMVAGIGGFKGRALQQNDQLSFGKMTESNEKVFKLIEREGTPDWAVPHHPLISLESTQTVRIIEGTEYKHFDEASKQLLVHEPYVVTPQSNRMGLRLEGQALSLTEKIEMLSEGVTFGTIQLPPNGKPIILMADRQTAGGYPKIGQVITADLGSLSQVKPNAKLYFKLITHAEAERELIAKEELINQIKIGIQHKLHY from the coding sequence ATGTCAGTAAACGTATTGAATGCCGGACTTTTAACGACTGTACAAGATATCGGTCGCACCGGTTCGCAAAAGTTTGGCGTTCTTGTAAGCGGTGCCATGGATAGCTATTCGATGCGGATTGCGAACTTGCTTGTAGGGAACGCGGAACGTGAAGGTGTTTTGGAGATTACGTTGTTCGGAACGAAGCTGCAGTTTGAGGAAGATACGTTGATTGCGATTACAGGCGGAGACCTTCAAACGACGATTGACGGGATACCGGTTGCGAATTGGCGGCCGGTTCTAGTCAAAAAAGGGGCTGTGCTTAAATTTGGCTTTGCGATTGAAGGATGCCGCGCGTACTTGGCGATTGCAGGAGGGCTTGATATACCCGTAGTGATGGATAGTAAAAGTACGTATATGGTGGCGGGAATTGGCGGTTTTAAAGGGCGTGCGTTGCAACAAAACGATCAGCTTTCATTCGGCAAGATGACGGAATCGAATGAGAAAGTTTTTAAGTTGATTGAACGTGAAGGCACGCCAGACTGGGCTGTACCTCATCATCCGTTAATTAGCCTAGAATCTACGCAAACCGTTCGGATCATTGAAGGGACGGAGTATAAGCACTTCGATGAAGCGAGTAAACAACTACTTGTACATGAGCCGTATGTCGTGACGCCGCAATCCAATCGAATGGGCTTACGACTCGAAGGACAGGCCCTTTCGTTAACGGAGAAAATTGAAATGCTATCAGAAGGTGTGACGTTCGGAACGATTCAACTTCCTCCTAACGGCAAGCCGATTATTTTAATGGCGGACAGACAAACAGCTGGCGGCTATCCGAAAATCGGACAAGTGATCACTGCTGACTTAGGCAGCTTGTCGCAAGTGAAACCGAATGCGAAACTTTATTTCAAGCTCATTACACATGCAGAAGCCGAGCGCGAACTGATTGCGAAAGAAGAATTGATCAATCAAATCAAAATCGGCATTCAGCATAAACTACACTACTAA
- the pxpB gene encoding 5-oxoprolinase subunit PxpB — MTVPKSLDIKVLGDSAIIIQLGEGIHPSIHQQVKNLSYLLEEYPFDGFIESVPAYNSLAVYYSPYVVHQSKNGFQLDGTPLEKVTDYIQTLAAQISELPVTEGRLVEIPVLYGGEFGPDLHIVAETHGMTIEEVIEIHTTPEYLVYMIGFAPGFPFLGGLDERIATPRKLTPRTSIPPGSVGIAGKQTGVYPLETPGGWQIIGRTPTDLFMPDMSPPSLLQSGDKIKFCPMTQEEYDAQKKVKTCQ; from the coding sequence ATGACTGTTCCAAAATCTCTCGATATAAAAGTACTCGGCGATTCCGCCATCATTATACAACTGGGTGAAGGCATCCATCCTTCCATCCACCAGCAAGTGAAAAATCTCTCGTATCTTTTAGAAGAATATCCGTTTGACGGCTTCATTGAGTCGGTTCCTGCCTATAATAGTTTGGCGGTGTACTACTCTCCGTATGTAGTCCATCAATCAAAAAACGGATTTCAACTAGACGGGACTCCTCTTGAAAAAGTAACCGATTATATACAGACACTAGCTGCCCAAATATCCGAACTTCCTGTTACGGAAGGGAGATTAGTCGAGATTCCTGTGCTTTACGGTGGCGAATTTGGCCCTGATTTGCATATTGTCGCAGAAACTCACGGCATGACGATTGAAGAAGTCATTGAAATTCATACAACACCTGAATATCTCGTCTATATGATCGGCTTCGCACCAGGATTTCCATTTCTCGGTGGGCTTGATGAACGCATTGCGACACCAAGAAAATTAACACCACGGACATCGATTCCTCCTGGCTCTGTCGGCATCGCGGGTAAACAAACAGGAGTCTATCCACTCGAAACACCGGGCGGCTGGCAAATTATCGGGCGTACTCCAACCGATCTATTCATGCCGGATATGTCTCCTCCTTCTTTGTTACAGTCGGGCGATAAAATCAAGTTTTGTCCGATGACGCAAGAAGAGTATGATGCACAAAAGAAGGTGAAGACATGTCAGTAA
- a CDS encoding LamB/YcsF family protein codes for MAKVDLNSDLGESFGRYTLGEQKEILKYVTSANVACGFHAGDPSVMRETVQLAIDNGVRIGAHPGLPDLVGFGRRDMDITPQEAYDMVVYQIGALQAFLAVHNEPMQHVKPHGALYQMASRDQGIAQAIAQAVYDVSPSLVLFALADSELSKAGEAIGLVTAHEVFADRTYQSNGMLTSRSQGDAMITDQEKSAEQVIRMVKEGKVRSQQQTDVDLRADTICIHGDGEHAVEFAKYITDRLNDEEITVTAISTKEDSL; via the coding sequence ATGGCGAAAGTAGATTTGAATAGTGATCTAGGAGAAAGTTTCGGTCGCTATACATTAGGAGAACAAAAGGAAATATTGAAATATGTAACATCCGCGAACGTAGCGTGTGGATTCCACGCAGGAGATCCTTCCGTGATGCGTGAAACTGTACAACTCGCGATCGATAATGGCGTACGAATCGGGGCACATCCTGGATTGCCGGATTTAGTCGGATTCGGACGTAGAGATATGGATATCACGCCGCAAGAAGCGTATGACATGGTCGTCTATCAAATTGGTGCACTGCAAGCGTTTCTTGCTGTACATAACGAACCGATGCAGCATGTGAAACCGCATGGCGCGCTGTATCAAATGGCGTCAAGAGATCAGGGGATTGCACAAGCTATCGCGCAGGCAGTGTACGATGTGTCACCGTCCCTTGTGTTATTTGCGCTTGCCGATAGTGAGTTATCCAAAGCAGGGGAAGCGATTGGACTCGTAACCGCACATGAAGTGTTTGCTGATCGTACGTATCAATCAAACGGTATGTTGACGTCACGTTCACAGGGCGATGCGATGATTACCGATCAAGAAAAGTCTGCTGAGCAAGTGATCCGAATGGTGAAAGAAGGTAAAGTACGTTCGCAACAACAGACCGATGTCGATTTACGCGCGGATACGATCTGCATTCATGGAGACGGTGAGCACGCAGTGGAGTTTGCGAAGTATATTACAGACCGGCTGAACGATGAAGAAATCACGGTGACGGCTATTTCCACTAAGGAGGATTCTCTATGA
- a CDS encoding NRAMP family divalent metal transporter → MNKEKLGLTHEQEQKKVTRGVLLGAAFLMATSSVGPGFLTQTTVFTEQLAASFGFVILISLILDVFAQMNIWRVIAVSGLRGQEIANKVLPGLGFVLAFLIVAGGLAFNIGNVAGAGLGLNAMIGIDPIMGAIISAVFAILIFMVKEAGKVMDKVVAVAGVLMIILVVFVAFKTSPPVGEAIIRTFNPSEISFFAIVTLVGGTVGGYITFAGGHRLLDAGVKGIESVPYVTKSSVTGIVVTGIIRVALFLAVLGVVSQGLQIDPDNPPASVFQLGAGELGLRLFGVIMWVAAITSVVGAAYTSVSFIRSFHPFIEKYHNWIIILFIIVSTSTFAFVGKPVTILLLVGALNALILPLALGTLLVAAYKKTIVGEYKHPLWLTIGGAIVVVVMGVLGVMTLIEQIPLLFD, encoded by the coding sequence ATGAATAAGGAGAAGCTAGGACTTACTCATGAGCAGGAACAGAAAAAAGTAACCCGTGGTGTCTTACTTGGCGCAGCTTTCTTAATGGCGACGTCTTCTGTCGGACCGGGATTCTTAACACAAACAACCGTATTCACTGAGCAACTCGCAGCAAGTTTTGGTTTCGTTATTTTAATTTCATTAATATTAGACGTCTTCGCTCAAATGAATATTTGGCGCGTCATTGCAGTTTCGGGTCTACGTGGACAAGAAATTGCTAATAAAGTTTTACCAGGTTTAGGTTTCGTGCTAGCCTTCCTCATCGTAGCAGGCGGTCTGGCGTTCAATATCGGGAACGTTGCGGGTGCAGGACTCGGACTGAACGCGATGATTGGAATCGATCCGATCATGGGCGCGATCATCAGTGCGGTCTTTGCGATTTTGATATTCATGGTAAAAGAAGCAGGTAAAGTGATGGACAAAGTTGTTGCTGTTGCCGGTGTGTTGATGATTATTTTAGTTGTATTTGTCGCGTTTAAAACATCTCCACCAGTTGGAGAGGCAATCATCAGAACGTTTAATCCTTCTGAAATTAGCTTCTTCGCAATCGTTACATTAGTCGGCGGTACAGTGGGCGGGTACATCACATTTGCAGGTGGACACCGTTTACTAGATGCCGGAGTTAAAGGGATTGAATCGGTTCCATACGTCACAAAGAGTTCCGTTACAGGAATTGTCGTCACGGGAATTATCCGCGTCGCATTATTCCTAGCCGTGCTTGGTGTCGTTTCACAAGGATTGCAAATCGATCCAGACAATCCACCAGCTTCTGTGTTCCAGCTCGGAGCAGGGGAACTTGGGTTGAGATTATTCGGTGTCATCATGTGGGTAGCTGCGATTACATCTGTCGTAGGGGCGGCGTATACATCGGTTTCGTTTATTCGTTCATTCCACCCATTCATCGAAAAGTATCATAACTGGATTATCATTTTATTCATCATCGTATCGACTTCGACTTTCGCATTCGTAGGAAAGCCCGTCACGATTCTTTTATTAGTAGGGGCATTGAATGCATTGATCTTGCCACTAGCGCTAGGTACTTTACTCGTTGCAGCGTATAAGAAGACCATTGTGGGAGAGTACAAGCATCCACTATGGCTCACAATTGGCGGCGCGATCGTTGTAGTTGTGATGGGCGTATTAGGCGTTATGACGTTAATCGAGCAGATTCCATTGCTGTTTGACTAA
- a CDS encoding putative hydro-lyase, which yields MRPQEIRTLIREQQITGQTSGMAKGFTQANLVILKQEHALDFLLFCQRNPKSCPLLDVTGPGSYRPAKMAEGADLRSEVPSYRIYKDGVLTEEVHDITDYWEDDMVGFLIGCSFTFEAPLLAGGIPIRHIEENRNVPMYKTNIPCTPAGIFEGPTVVSMRPMKAADAIRAIQITTRYPDVHGAPIHLGDPSLIGIKDISAPDFGDSVTINEGEIPVFWACGVTPQAVAMESKPSIMITHSPGCMFISDMKDSELSVM from the coding sequence ATGAGGCCACAAGAAATTCGGACACTCATTCGCGAGCAACAAATCACAGGTCAGACTTCAGGTATGGCAAAAGGATTTACACAGGCCAATCTAGTCATATTGAAACAAGAACACGCTCTCGATTTCCTGTTGTTCTGCCAGCGAAATCCGAAGTCTTGTCCGCTACTGGATGTGACAGGACCAGGTTCCTATCGTCCGGCTAAAATGGCAGAAGGCGCAGACCTTCGCAGTGAAGTACCGAGCTATCGCATCTACAAAGATGGCGTGTTGACTGAAGAAGTACACGATATTACAGATTACTGGGAAGACGACATGGTCGGCTTTTTAATCGGATGCAGCTTCACATTCGAAGCCCCGCTACTCGCTGGCGGCATTCCGATTCGACATATCGAAGAAAATCGCAACGTGCCGATGTACAAGACCAATATTCCTTGTACACCGGCCGGCATTTTCGAAGGACCTACTGTCGTCAGCATGCGACCGATGAAAGCCGCAGACGCCATTCGCGCCATTCAAATCACTACTCGTTATCCTGATGTACACGGTGCACCGATTCATTTAGGTGATCCGAGCTTGATTGGAATTAAGGATATTTCCGCACCTGATTTCGGCGATAGCGTGACGATCAACGAAGGGGAAATCCCGGTGTTTTGGGCGTGTGGGGTTACACCGCAAGCAGTGGCTATGGAGAGTAAGCCGTCTATCATGATCACGCACTCTCCTGGGTGTATGTTTATTAGTGATATGAAAGATTCAGAGTTAAGTGTTATGTAA